A genome region from Purpureocillium takamizusanense chromosome 8, complete sequence includes the following:
- a CDS encoding uncharacterized protein (COG:S~EggNog:ENOG503NYJ6~TransMembrane:7 (o12-28i40-60o92-117i129-153o173-198i210-228o240-261i)), whose protein sequence is MELTTSLAIESWILYTVGVVVVICRMLSRRIKLGKWRNLMIDDYLMVFALVNFTGVVVSINEVAKNGSNYMSPEDAAALDSEGVERAVYGSIMTFVLEIFTLTGTWTVKACLLILYARLTRNTLTKQHFLVKVAAVYCALTYLVVTFMFVFYWCSPTYEYWAVPVRIMQCATYYHHMIFATACNISSDLLLLFIPIPIIIKTRLPTKRKIILCCILGLGIFNILAAILNRYYNFSTPNSYVFLFWYVAEVGVAMLVGNLPLCWPIVRTILGNTETTKTPSYHGETISGAGRQKRYKHPLSAVGTTVMGTTWDKLEDQEYGAGTSEGAQTQRTLSDQGSQIELVLQGHNQNHQHHTAVSANEDPSPDATQEVQPSSSAGSGGAEDVGKASGDKIMVVTTVDVSSKSQHQQ, encoded by the exons ATGGAGCTCACAACCTCGCTGGCGATTGAGTCATGGATCCTCTACACTGTCGGCGTGGTCGTTGTCATCTGTCGCATGCTCTCACGACGAATCAAGCTGGGGAAATGGAGAAACCTCATGATTGATGACTATCTCATGGTTTTTGCTCTT GTCAACTTTACCGGCGTTGTCGTCTCCATCAACGAAGTGGCCAAGAATGGCAGCAATTACATGTCGCCTGAAGATGCTGCCGCGCTCGACTcggagggcgtcgagcgagCCGTGTACGGGAGCATCATGACATTTGTTCTCGAAATCTTTACCTTGACGGGCACATGGACCGTCAAGGCGTGTCTCCTGATCCTCTACGCCCGTCTAAC GCGAAACACTCTCACCAAGCAGCATTTCCTGGtcaaggtcgccgccgtgtacTGCGCATTGACgtacctcgtcgtcaccttCATGTTCGTCTTTTACTGGTGCAGCCCGACTTACGAGTACTGGGCGGTGCCCGTTAGGATTA TGCAATGTGCGACCTACTACCACCACATGATATTTGCGACTGCATGCAACATTTCCTCCGACCTCTTGCTCTTGTTCATCCCGATACCTATTATAATCAAAACGCGACTTCCAACCAAGAG GAAAATTATTCTCTGCTGTATTCTAGGACTGGGCATCTTTAAC ATTCTTGCGGCGATCCTCAACCGATATTACAACTTCAGCACGCCCAACTCGTACGTCTTCCTCTTTTGGTATGTCGCAGAGGTCGGTGTTGCCATGCTGGTGGGCAACCTGCCGCTCTGCTGGCCGATTGTGCGTACCATACTCGGAAACACGGAGACTACAAAGACGCCATCGTACCATGGCGAAACCATCAGCGGTGCAGGTAGGCAGAAACGCTACAAACACCCTCTGTCCGCCGTGGGTACGACCGTCATGGGCACGACGTGGGACAAGCTGGAGGACCAAGAATACGGCGCGGGAACGAGTGAGGGGGCTCAAACACAGAGGACCCTTTCAGACCAGGGGAGCCAGATCGAGCTGGTGCTGCAGGGGCACAACCAAAACCATCAACACCATACCGCAGTGAGCGCGAACGAGGATCCGAGCCCGGATGCGACCCAGGAAGTACAGCCATCAAGCTCAGCAGGCTCAGGCGGAGCCGAAGACGTTGGCAAGGCAAGCGGCGACAAGATCATGGTGGTTACGACGGTGGATGTATCGTCGAAGTCACAGCACCAGCAATGA
- a CDS encoding uncharacterized protein (COG:S~EggNog:ENOG503P3HJ), whose product MASKLKLDVQSFPRPPALQKISRDIRITFRGDVIAQTQDAYWVLETHHPPTYYLPRASVSLALTPTGRRTGCEWKGTATYYEAKLGDGTAVTNRIWSYEAPTPAFEPIRGYLSFYAGPPWDCFVDGERVEPQPGDFYGGWVTSDIEGIVKGRTGNLDPVV is encoded by the exons ATGGCCTCCAAACTCAAGCTTGACGTGCAGAGCTTTCCCCGCCCACCTGCCCTGCAAAAGATATCCCGCGACATCCGCATCACGTTTCGAGGCGACGTGATTGCGCAGACCCAAGACGCTTACTGGGTGCTGGAGACGCACCACCCGCCGA CGTATTATTTGCCGCGGGCCTCGGTCAGTCTTGCCCTGACTCCGACTGGGCGAAGGACCGGCTGCGAGTGGAAGGGCACCGCGACGTACTACGaggccaagctcggcgacggcacggcggTAACGAACAGGATATGGTCGTACGAggccccgacgccggccttTGAGCCGATCCGTGGCTACCTGTCTTTCTACGCCGGCCCTCCCTGGGATtgcttcgtcgacggcgaaaGAGTCGAGCCGCAGCCAGGCGACTTTTACGGCGGCTGGGTCACGTCCGACATCGAAGGCATTGTCAAAGGCCGCACCGGGAACCTCGACCCGGTAGTCTAA
- the DID2 gene encoding Vacuolar-sorting protein SNF7 (COG:U~BUSCO:EOG092656CM~EggNog:ENOG503PDU9), which produces MSNRQLARDMQVEFQARFNAKQARREAQKAAKQDPVLKKQIQDLLKKGETAKAYQKAKMLLSKQALAQQMDQMADMAELSAAQIQANNAMNRMTHMMAQSSRTMNVAQKNTNPEKTLVTLEQFKQQNEEYAMSNGIYQDAITQSTSVQVGEDAVHELLGKLADDAGVELSMELNKATPAAAEPQTANAEPTAEEEDKLQQRLRALRA; this is translated from the exons atgtcaaaccgccagctcgcgcgcgacATGCAGGTCGAGTTCCAGGCGCGCTTCAACGCCaagcaggcgcggcgcgaggcgcaaaaggcggccaagcaggaCCCCGTCCTCAAGAAGCAGATCCAGGACCTGCTCAAGAAGGGCGAGACGGCAAAGGCCTACCAAAAGGCCAAGATGCTCCTCTCCAAGCAGGCCCTTGCCCAGCAGATGGACCAGatggccgacatggccgagcTCTCGGCCGCCCAGATCCAGGCCAACAACGCCATGAACCGCATGACGCACATGATGGCCCAGTCGTCGCGCACCATGAACGTCGCCCAGAAGAATACCAACCCGGAAAAG ACCCTCGTCACCCTCGAGCAGTTCAAGCAGCAAAACGAAGAATACGCCATGTCCAACGGCATCTACCAGGACGCCATCACCCAGTCCACCTCGgtccaggtcggcgaggacgccgtccacgagctgctcggcaagctggccgacgacgccggcgtcgagctcaGCATGGAGCTCAACAAGgccacccccgccgccgctgaacCCCAGACCGCGAACGCTGAGCCCAcagccgaggaggaggataagctgcagcagcggctgcgtGCGCTGCGTGCGTAG
- the SKI2 gene encoding Antiviral helicase ski2 (EggNog:ENOG503NUCU~COG:A): protein MSGIDALLLSQDQREADNAVPAPQRQPPQDPEHLKRRLEDLFLSPSAEFSTEWLNRLQQRWDFEADYSSLFKIAPPQTRTVTRFLRHGLEGRVTGYKNVTVPMNSATAKNSTSLLRKPANRADFVRGAAGFFPFAPGGLEGIEATAALEDQMHSGGVAEDRPRANKLDRVIQLGEGGLLQVAPGFERGINFSKKESANEDAAAVQHMLEEEPEDAGTAEQDQEGPPPTAEDDVDGDEDGDDIDDILPVEFPSLEPHGVLAASSARKAGREWAHMVDIRHGMPNFRELVPDMAREWPFELDTFQKEAVYHLENGDSVFVAAHTSAGKTVVAEYAIALAAKHMTKAIYTSPIKALSNQKFRDFRQDFDEVGILTGDVQINPEASCLIMTTEILRSMLYRGADLIRDVEFVIFDEVHYVNDFERGVVWEEVIIMLPEHVSLILLSATVPNTYEFASWVGRTKQKDIYVISTSKRPVPLEHYLWAGKEMHKIVDSDKKFIEKGWKDAHAAGQGKDKAQPAGNTIATRGGNPRGGQRGGPQRGGQQQQRGGGRGGGPQRGGQQRGRGGPPRASHAPGHMGRGGRPGGMSSAAQDKNLWVHLVQFLRKNTLLPACIFVFSKKRCEENADALSNQDFCTASEKSHIHMIIEKSIARLKPEDRVLPQIIRLRELLGRGIAVHHGGLLPIVKELVEILFAQTLVKVLFATETFAMGLNLPTRTVVFSGYRKHDGHSFRNLLPGEYTQMAGRAGRRGLDTVGSVIIVPPGGSDDVPPVAELRNMIQGEPSKLRSQFRLTYNMILNLLRVEALKIEEMIKRSFSEHATQQLLPEHEKDVKLAQADLAKVKRESCKICDVSMDECHQAAQDYKQLTLELYKGLLRITIGRRMFTSQRLIVFNWDGIRTVGILATEGPSPRGSLDEPILQVCALKPMRDRRDATDQLPFIPGFRKYMPKLPQGRRRTQVKTLHVPLSDVECVTRWILKGTIPEILKHGAAGMQAMERLQEICSSWDDRWDEADMSKIKSLQLQEIVEKRTQLVKTIHSSPATKCPAFLKHFAMCHDEWLIKEHIQQLKQSLSDQNLQLLPDYEQRVQVLKELDFIDDATRIQLKGKVACEVHSGDELVLTELILDNVLADFEPAEIAALLSAFVFQEKTFVEPTLTGNLTRGRDTIVAISEKVNDVQTRLQVIQSSEDSNDFTSRPRFGLMEVVYEWARGMSFKNITGLTDVLEGTIVRTITRLDETCREVKNAARIVGDPELYQKMQQAQEMIKRDITAVASLYM, encoded by the exons ATGTCCGGCATAGACGCGCTCCTGCTCTCGCAGGAccagcgcgaggccgacaatGCCGTGCCCGCAccccagcggcagccgccgcaggaCCCTGAGCATCTcaagcgccgcctcgaggacctcTTCCTCTCGCCTTCCGCCGAGTTCTCGACAGAGTGGCTCAaccgcctgcagcagcgatGGGACTTTGAGGCCGACTACTCATCCCTCTTCAAgattgcgccgccgcagacgcgCACCGTGACGCGCTTCCTGCGCCATGGTCTCGAGGGCCGTGTGACGGGCTACAAAAACGTCACCGTCCCCATGAACAGTGCCACGGCCAAGAACTCGACCAGCCTGCTCCGGAAGCCTGCTAACAGGGCCGACTTTGTGAGGGGCGCAGCGGGTTTCTTTCCGTTCGCGCCGGGCGGCTTggagggcatcgaggccaCGGCTGCGCTGGAAGACCAAATGCACAGTGGCGGGGTGGCCGAGGACCGACCACGGGCCAACAAGCTCGACAGAGTCATCcagctgggcgagggcggcttgCTGCAGGTTGCTCCGGGCTTCGAGCGAGGCATCAATTTCAGTAAAAAGGAATCCGCCaacgaggatgccgccgccgtccagcacatgctggaggaggagcctgAGGACGCAGGTACCGCGGAGCAAGACCAAGAAGGCCCCCCGCCAACCGCAGAGGATgatgtcgatggcgacgaggacggtgaTGATATTGATGACATCCTGCCCGTCGAGTTCCCCTCTCTTGAGCCCCATGGCGTGCTCGCGGCATCCAGCGCTAGGAAAGCCGGTCGCGAGTGGGCGCACATGGTCGACATCAGGCACGGCATGCCCAATTTCCGAGAGCTTGTGCCCGACATGGCAAGGGAATGGCCGTTTGAACTCGATACATTCCAGAAAGAGGCTGTCTACCATCTCGAGAACGGCGACTCCGTCTTCGTTGCGGCGCACACCTCCGCCGGCAAGACTGTCGTGGCCGAGTATGCCATTGCGTTGGCAGCCAAGCACATGACCAAGGCCATCTACACGTCGCCCATTAAAGCCCTCAGCAACCAAAAGTTTCGTGATTTCCGCCAGGACTTTGACGAGGTTGGCATCCTGACGGGCGACGTGCAAATCAACCCCGAGGCTAGCTGTCTCATCATGACAACCGAAATCCTGCGCAGCATGCTGTACCGTGGCGCGGACCTAATCCGAGACGTCGAGTTCGTCATTTTCGACGAGGTCCATTACGTCAACGActtcgagcgcggcgtcgtctgggAAGAGGTCATCATCATGCTACCCGAGCACGTCTCTCTCATTCTGCTGTCAGCCACCGTTCCCAACACCTACGAATTCGCGTCATGGGTTGGTAGGACCAAGCAAAAAGACATCTACGTCATCTCAACATCCAAACGTCCGGTCCCTCTGGAGCACTATCTCTGGGCTGGCAAGGAGATGCACAAGATTGTCGACTCTGACAAGAAATTCATAGAAAAGGGTTGGAAAGATGCGCACGCTGCGGGTCAGGGGAAGGACAAGGCGCAACCGGCTGGCAACACCATTGCGACTCGAGGCGGAAacccccgcggcggccagcgaggcggaccccagcgcggcggccagcagcagcagcgcggcggtggacgcggcggcggaccgcagaggggcggccagcagcgaggccgTGGAGGCCCTCCTCGTGCAAGCCACGCCCCCGGACACatgggccgcggcgggcgacccgGCGGAATGTCGTCGGCTGCTCAGGACAAGAATCTCTGGGTTCATCTTGTCCAATTCCTGCGCAAGAATACCCTACTGCCCGCCTGCATCTTCGTCTTCTCCAAGAAGCGTTGCGAGGAAAACGCAGACGCGCTGAGCAACCAAGACTTTTGCACGGCATCGGAGAAGAGCCACATCCACATGATCATCGAAAAGTCCATTGCGCGGCTCAAGCCCGAGGACCGCGTACTGCCGCAGATCATTCGGCTCAGGGAGCTCCTCGGTcgcggcatcgccgtgcACCACGGCGGCTTATTACCCATCGTCAAGGAGCTCGTGGAGATACTGTTCGCCCAAACGCTTGTCAAGGTGCTGTTCGCGACGGAGACGTTTGCTATGGGTCTCAATCTGCCGACGCGAACGGTCGTGTTCTCGGGTTACAGGAAGCACGACGGACACTCATTTCGCAATCTGCTCCCGGGCGAGTACACGCAGATGGCTGGTCGAGCGGGTCGTCGTGGCCTGGATACCGTAGGCTCGGTCATCATCGTACCACCCGGTGGTTCAGACGATGTTCCCCCTGTCGCGGAGCTTCGCAACATGATCCAGGGCGAGCCGTCCAAGTTGCGGTCACAGTTCCGCCTCACGTACAACATGATTCTCAACTTGCTGCGGGTGGAGGCGCTCAAGATTGAGGAGATGATTAAGAGGAGCTTCTCCGAACATGCCacgcagcagcttctcccGGAGCACGAAAAGGACGTTAAGCTAGCGCAGGCAGACTTAGCCAAGGTCAAGCGTGAGTCGTGCAAGATCTGCGACGTCTCCATGGACGAGTGCCACCAGGCAGCGCAAGACTACAAGCAGCTCACCTTGGAGCTGTACAAGGGTCTGCTGAGGATCACTATCGGCCGCCGCATGTTCACCTCACAGAGGCTCATCGTCTTCAATTGGGACGGCATCCGTACCGTGGGCATCCTAGCCACCGAAGGCCCCAGTCCGCGCGGCTCTCTGGACGAGCCCATCCTACAAGTCTGCGCCCTCAAGCCGATGCGCGATCGGCGAGACGCGACCGACCAACTGCCGTTTATTCCCGGCTTCCGCAAGTATATGCCCAAGCTGCCGCAGGGACGGCGTCGCACACAGGTCAAGACTCTACACGTGCCGCTCAGCGACGTCGAGTGCGTGACGCGATGGATCCTCAAAGGCACAATCCCCGAGATCCTTAagcacggcgcggccggcatGCAGGCGATGGAGCGACTCCAGGAGATTTGCTCCTCCTGGGACGACCGGTGGGATGAGGCCGACATGAGCAAAATCAAGAGCCTTCAGCTACAGGAGATTGTCGAGAAGCGCACGCAGCTCGTCAAGACGATTCacagctcgccggcgacgaaaTGCCCGGCGTTTCTGAAGCAC TTTGCCATGTGTCACGACGAGTGGCTCATCAAGGAGCACATCCAGCAGCTCAAGCAATCCCTGTCCGATCAAAATCTCCAGCTTCTGCCCGACTACGAGCAGCGCGTGCAGGtgctcaaggagctcgactTTATCGACGACGCGACGCGCATCcagctcaagggcaaggtTGCGTGCGAGGTGCactcgggcgacgagctcgtgcTGACGGAGCTGATCCTCGACAACGTGCTCGCCGACTTTGAGCCGGCCGAgatcgcggcgctgctgtcggcgTTTGTGTTCCAGGAGAAGACGTTCGTGGAGCCCACGCTGACGGGCAACCtcacgcgcgggcgcgacaCCATCGTGGCCATCTCGGAAAAGGTCAACGACGTGCAGACGCGTCTGCAGGTGATACAGTCGTCGGAGGACTCCAACGACTtcacgtcgcggccgcgcttCGGGCTCATGGAGGTGGTGTACGAGTGGGCGCGCGGCATGAGCTTCAAGAACATCACGGGGCTGACCGACGTGCTCGAGGGCACCATTGTGCGTACCATTacgcgcctcgacgagacgTGTCGCGAGGTCAAGAACGCGgcgcgcatcgtcggcgacccgGAGCTGTACCAGAAGAtgcagcaggcgcaggagATGATTAAGCGGGACATTACCGCCGTGGCGAGCCTTTACATGTAG
- the PDB1 gene encoding Pyruvate dehydrogenase (acetyl-transferring) (COG:C~EggNog:ENOG503NU6T), which yields MSRLLRPAVRLAAASTRAAAGIKAPAASTSSLVLPRATTPVFFGAQQTRRYAEGNGVKEYTVREALNEALAEELESNPKVFILGEEVAQYNGAYKVTKGLLDRFGDKRVIDTPITESGFCGLAIGAALSGLHPVCEFMTFNFAMQAIDQIVNSAGKTLYMSGGIQPCNITFRGPNGFAAGVAAQHSQDYSAWYGSVPGLKVVSPWSAEDAKGLLKAAIRDPNPVVVLENELMYGQSFPMSEAAQKSDFVLPFGKAKVERAGKDLTIVSLSRCVGQSLIAAENLKKKYGVEAEVINLRSVKPLDVESIVNSVKKTGHLLSVESGYPAFGVGSEILALTMEYAFDYLDAPAQRVTGAEVPTPYAQKLEEMSFPTEQLIEDYAAKMLRV from the exons ATGTCCCGCCTCCTGCGACCTGCGGTCCgtctggccgccgcctcgacgcgcgccgccgccggtaTCAaggctcccgccgccagcacctcctccctcgtcctcccgcGCGCCACGACTCCCGTTTTCTTCGGCGCCCAGCAGACCCGGAGGTACGCCGAGGGCAACGGCGTCAAGGAGTACACGGTCCGTGAGGCCCTCAACGAGGCtctcgccgaggagctcgagtcCAACCCCAAGgtcttcatcctcggcgaggaggttgCCCAGTACAACGGCGCCTACAAGGTCACCAAGGGCCTGCTGGACCGGTTCGGCGACAAGCGCGTCATCGACACCCCCATCACCGAGAGCGGCTTCTGCGGCCtggccatcggcgccgccctcagcGGCCTGCACCCTGTG TGCGAGTTCATGACCTTCAACTTCGCCATGCAGGCCATCGACCAAATCGTCAACTCGGCCGGCAAGACGCTCTACATGTCGGGTGGCATCCAGCCCTGCAACATCACCTTCCGCGGCCCCAACGGCTTCGCCGCTGGTGTGGCCGCCCAGCATTCGCAGGACTACTCGGCCTGGTACGGCAGCGTGCCCGGTCTCAAGGTCGTCTCCCCCTGgagcgccgaggacgccaagggcctgctcaaggccgccatccgcgaccccaaccccgtcgtcgtcctcgagaaCGAGCTCATGTACGGCCAGTCCTTCCCCATGTCCGAGGCCGCCCAAAAGAGCGACTTCGTACTGCCCTTTGGCAAGGCCAAGGTTGAGCGCGCCGGCAAGGACCTGACCATTGTGTCGCTGTCCCGCTGCGTCGGCCAGTCGCTCATCGCTGCCGAGAACCTCAAGAAGAAGtatggcgtcgaggctgagGTCATCAACCTGCGGTCCGTCAAgcccctcgacgtcgagtccATTGTCAACTCGGTCAAGAAGACGGGCCACCTGCTCTCGGTCGAGTCCGGCTACCCGGCGTTTGGCGTCGGCTCCGAGATCCTCGCCCTGACCATGGAGTATGCCTTTGACTACCTCGATGCTCCGGCCCAGCGCGTCACTGGTGCCGAGGTGCCTACACCCTATGCccagaagctcgaggagatgaGCTTCCCGACCGAGCAGCTCATCGAGGACTACGCCGCCAAGATGCTGCGTGTCTGA
- a CDS encoding uncharacterized protein (COG:S~EggNog:ENOG503P2Q4): MADTTASRLIPHIHLLCMEKRFISAFTSAIAHHGLASSTALTFDVHNAALQFVPESTHFDLVVSPANSYGRLDGGFDDAISRAFSPRDDYLALTRVAQHTLYDAWRGFAPPGTCTLVRIPDEFGPPRSRNVWGARYVALCPTMRTPQEVTWDREVVYESVWSLLVAVDRHNEAIRADGTGGNLDVKIKSMLMTPLATGIGRVSEERWAHQCVLAMKHFLEAKQRPDKWSNLTPVDIFEHTNEVVDTWTM, encoded by the coding sequence atggccgacaCGACAGCATCCCGGCTGATACCGCATATCCACCTCCTCTGCATGGAGAAGCGCTTCATCAGTGCCTTCACGTCGGCGATTGCGCACCACGGCCTCGCGTCCTCCACCGCCCTCACCTTTGACGTCCACAACGCCGCATTGCAGTTCGTCCCCGAGTCGACGCacttcgacctcgtcgtctcgcccgccaacTCATACGggcgtctcgacggcggcttcgacgacgccatctcgCGCGCCTTCTCTCCGCGCGACGACTATCTAGCGCTCACGCGCGTCGCCCAACACACCCTCTACGATGCGTGGCGCGGGTTCGCACCCCCAGGAACATGTACTCTCGTGCGCATACCAGACGAATtcggcccgccgcggtcGCGCAACGTCTGGGGTGCGCGGTACGTCGCGCTGTGCCCGACGATGCGCACGCCGCAGGAGGTGACGTGGGACCGCGAGGTCGTCTACGAGAGCGTGTGGagcctgctcgtcgccgtggacCGGCATAATGAGGCCATCCGAGCTGATGGCACGGGCGGCAATCTCGACGTCAAGATCAAGAGCATGTTGATGACGCCGCTCGCGACGGGCATCGGGAGAGTGAGCGAAGAGCGGTGGGCGCACCAGTGCGTCCTGGCCATGAAACACttcctcgaggccaagcagcGACCCGACAAGTGGAGTAATCTAACGCCCGTGGACATTTTTGAGCATACAAACGAAGTCGTGGATACATGGACCATGTGA